The genomic window GAGAGCACCTACCGGGAACGGATAGCGCAGCGGCTCGCTCTGTACACCAAGCACGGGTCAGACGTGTTGCAGGCACTGCCGGGCTCGGAGCTGGCGTGTAAGGAACTCATGGAGATGATGCTCCAGTACATGTGCACGCGATACCCAGAATGCTTCCGCCTGGACAAAAGTATCTTCTACAACAACATTCTCGACACGCGCACTGACCTGGACAAACTGCATCCGCTTCTTGTCTTGCTGGAGCATGTACCGGAGGACTTTGCCATTACTCTGCGCAACGAGGAGACAGGGCGCTACCACTTGAGAGCAGGCGTGGTTCTTTCCACCCTCGGCTGGAAACTCAGTCAAAAGATGGGCctggagctcggcggcgtccacgcACCTGTACCTAGCTACAAAGAAAAGATGGCCTTTAGCATGGACCGGTGAGTTCTCTTTCCATCTCGACCAAAGAAGTGGCCTAACGTTGACACCTGCAGCTTCTTCACGAAAATGCCCGCATGGAGCCCGATTCAAAGGGGATCCTGGGGCCTGGAAATTGGGCAGCCGCTCTTCCTCCCCGAGGACCATCCGGACTGGTCGCATCGCGAGTCACAGAACCCAGACCTGCACCGTGATGATGTGTTTTTGCGCGCAGACTGGCAGACACTGCGTCGAATGCCCCTTTCGGGCGGAATCGTCTTCAACTTCAAGGCGCTATTCACCCCTCTCGAGCAGTTCAAGGACGAACCGTGCATTCCATCGCTGATTCTCAAGATTTTGGATCAAGGAGAACAAGGCATCATGAAGTATAAGGCGACGTGGCATGTGGAGCACGTGGCGCGCCCGGCGCTCGAGCAGTACGCGCGTTCTCAGATCGAGCGGGGAATTATGACAAAGAACTGGACGGAGCAAACGTTAGATGAGTATCCATTTTACCCCGGATATAACAAAGGTCATTGAAGTGTAGCGTAAGGACAGAATAAAGAGGGAGGTCATGAGATATGAGACGGAtggggcagcagccatgaTGCGCGGTCAACAAGGCTCAGAATGCTCTCAGTAGCGAATCTTGTTCCCTGTAAATAAATGAGACGCGTTTAAGCCGCCCGTGTACCCGTCACTCGCTTATAATAGTGACATAGTGAGCAGTACAGGTTTCGAAGACAAATCAGGCTGAGCGGGAGTAGCGTGAGCCCGAAGCAGACCTAGGAGATCAGAGAGTAGACATATCGGCCCGTTCTCGGTGCTTCTAAGCTGCTGCCAAAGAAACAATTAGACGTATTACTTTAGTATCGACTATCTCTACAATGAGTTCAGACTAGAATTAGCACAGTGTTACACCATAGGGCCATAGTGTCTCTATCCTTATCTTGCTTATAATTTCTATTATActatactttatatataagTGTTTAAAAAGCAATCGTTCAACTAAGAAAATACTCGATAAAGTTTTAGCCGCTTCATAATGAAAGTTAATATAAGGTAATAAGTCATTCTATTTTTACTATAAGATAATCATCAGTTAAAGAAAGCAAATGTACCCTACCTCCTTTAATGGAAGAGTTGGTAATAATCATTACTATATATCACTATCTTAATCTCTACCTTATACCAGAGCTATATAAAATTGAAAGGCTGTAACTTTGTCGTGTATTAAAGGTAGGCTTTACCCCCTGGGATTGATCTTCTTCACTCCCGTACCATTCATACACATCCCCAGACTCCTATATAAGTCTTCACAGCTGACCTATACTCTACCGGCTTCTATATCGCTACTTCTCCTCAACTTCAATGCCTCGACTCAGTACGCCTCTCAATCAGCTTGCAGCTGCAGTATATCGACGCCAAATTGATAGTACGTGAAATCCCTACCTCGATGTAATCAAGTCTTAGGCCGAGGATAAGGCTCCTAACTTTACTCTAGTTGAGGGGCTCCATCTCGAAACTCTGCTGGTTTTCGCAAGAGAACCAACCACGAACGCAGAGTTTCTTGATCACTTTGCCAGGAACCTTTCCGCAGACCTAATCCAGTCACTTCATGATTGGCAGGCCGACCCAGATGCGTGGGACGGGGTATATTCGAGGCTTTCAGCGCCGGCTCGGAGAGCTGTCGATGATTCTGTTGCGGCATTTTCTGCTGGAGAGACCGAAAGAGCGGCGACGATCTTTTCAGCCTTTGTTGAGTGCGTGTCTACGTGTCCTCCGTCGCACGAAGGGAATTTATTACTTCAGCCCTCTGTCATAGTGTCATTCACTCCTGAGCGTTATCGCCGTCGGCTTATTGCCTATCTTGTATGGGAGAAAATTAGCACCGTCAATTACTAGTTTGGGTTTTCTAACGATTGAGTCTAAGCTGTTAGTATCTACTTAAGCGTACCCTGCCAGTAATGCAGAAAGCCTTCAGTAGTAATTAAATGAGTATTAATAAGGTATTTCAATATACTATTTATGGATTTGTTAAGCATAAATAGAAATATTATCGTATAGTTACTACTCTTACTACAATATATCAAGTAAATTTTAGCCCATCAAGGGCGTAATATCGTCGCATTATAGCGTCACCCGGGTTTTATCTCTCACTTGGGGTCACATATGGGCCCGTTCTCAGGCCTATACATTACGTGGCACGTCGTGCGCGGTGGTATGAAAATTCAGAAACAACTTGAAACAGTGGTATGTGCCAAACCTAGCAGCACACGCTCTGTCGCAGCGTCTACATTCAGTACTGGCAGGCGCTCATCGCGCTCCGGCCATGCTACCAATGAAACGCGCATCACCTGTCATGTTCCCCCCAACCGTCCCCCCCAGCCCACTCTCTCTCGCGATGTGTCATGTGTTATTGAAACAGACCGCCCACCTAGTTCAttgccgtctccgtcgtGTAAGAGTAAATGGCACGAGAACATGGTAGTTTCCGTGAAAAATATAAAGAGTCTATAACACGCCCGGCCCGCATGAGGTAATAAAAACCCCGGTTTTGCCATGTCTGTATTGATTGTCTCTCTCAGTGCTGTTACCATTTCCTTGTCCTCGTGCTATTATCCCGTCACTCTTTAGGACAACCATGCACGTCAACCTATtcctctgcgccgccgtctacATATTTGTTAGGgcgaccgccgacgccgccaccgccgatAAAATCCTCGACGCGAGGGTGGTACAAGGCTCCTCTGAGGATGAAGcggggaagaaggcggcgaaACTCAACAATCGAGATGTGATTGCAGGTGTATGTTAAAAGAGATGAGAAGATGGAGCCCGTGGCCTGTGGGGAATAAAGCTCTCTAGCATAGAAGAGTCAACTAACGTCTTTTACCACCACTGTGTACTCTAGGTATGCTCGGAATCCGACCAACCCTCTGGAAACTGCACCATATCGAAGGCCAAACCCTTTCAATTTGAATATACTAACCCAAATTCGTGGAAAATTAAGTACGAGGCGAAGGATTATCGCTGCGCTCCGGACCACAAGGTAAGTGAACAACCTCTGTTCCCAAATGCGACAAACACCGTCGCTTTGAGGTGGCTAATGACTTCTCTCTCTTCAACGCCGTAGTGCTCCTCTGACTGGCAGCGAAAGTACTGCCAGGTCTCTAAATGCAGTGGGAAAGAGGTGGTTAAATGCGGCCTCACTATATATGAGAGGGGTATTGATGGATAGAGTGCTTTGCGTcaacaggcaggcagagaCACTAAGCTGCAACTGCGTGCTTCACGCCTGACATGGACATGTCTGTGTAAGAGTGGTGTTTATATGTTTGTTAAACAGCTCTATCAAGCAAAATTGGCTATGGGATATCGCGAGACCCTCGCGGCATGATATGCCGGAAGTGAagggctcgctgctgcaTACAAAAAGCTCCATCCGGAGCATTCGAGAGCGACCCTTACTTATCCATAACCAAGACGCATCAGATCTATTCCGCAGCGTGAAGCGGGTCCCTTCATGTCTTTGATGTTCTCGCACCATTCGCATTCGCGGCGCAGCCCACGATGACGGAAATAATCTTGTAGAGCCCATTGCGTCGAACAAGTGCCTTGAGGTCCAAATGTGCCATTCTCGATTCCAAAGCAGTATTCCAGGCTTTGACATAACTTTCGTGCCAAGTCATCCGCGTACGATTCTATCGAGGCCAACACAATTGAGCCCTGCACAGCGGCATCTGAGAGCGATAAGTGGCTCCTTTTGGCATCCAACATGTCAAGTCGCGATACAGCTTCGAGAATCTGAAGCATGATCGTAGAGCAGAATACCCAGGTAACGGCGTCAGTAATTGATCGGAACTTGAGCGAGAATGGAAACAGCTTGTCCGGATAAGCATCATCTGCGGGATTAACCAGTCTAGAAAGGACCGGGTATGAGAATGAACCCGATTCCACCTTGTTTTGGTAGCATTGCCGCCAGTCATGGAGCTTGTGGAAATTCTGGAGGAGCATTTCGCTATAGTCATGCGCTCGAAAGTCCCCTTGGGGGAGCCCACCAGACAGGAGCTGATGTGTTTCTTCCATGATCGCTGGTACCTCTGCGACAATGTCGAGAAGCCGTGGGAAGGAGGCAGACGACTGGGCCGGGCCAATGAGCTCTCGCCACCTCTGTGGCGCGAGGCTTAGAGAGCACCTTCTTGCAATGGCCTGGATGATCTGTCGTGGATATGGAAAGTCGGTCAGTCACCGGGAGAGCAAGTGAGGCAAGCTCGACGCGTTTGGGGCGGGGCCTCATGTCCATACACATATAACACAGAGCCGCACGCAGAGGCTTCGCCAGCTCGCTGATGGCACGTCTGGCACGCCACGATGCCTCAGGAGCTCGGATATACCctgtgcgtgtgcgcgccAGCTCTGATCCGTCGAGAAGACAAACAGCTACGTTGTAGTTAGTCATCCGGGCCATGaaggcgcgacgacggggccgatACCTCACACGTGGACAGAACGACAATTGCGGCCAGCGTCTCATCATTGTTACTGCCAAGATCGTGTATCACcttgccgagggcgtggTTGTACAGCCGCACAGTCTCGTCGTAGGAAATGCTCGTCTCCCCCGACAGGCGTACCTGTATGGCGCACAGCGCCAGAAGTGCGTGGTCCAGCGCATCGCTCGGTCCGGTCATGCCGCAGACAGCCTTGGGCCACGAAAACGGCGTCGGGTCGCCACTGTCTTCCATGAcgtgcggctgcggcaggtAGATGTCCTGCAGAAGGATCAAGGCCTGGGCTCTGACTTGAGTGATGTCATAGGCCGCGCCCGAGAGTTGGAGCCGCATTTGACAGAGCGAGTGAAGCCATCTTGATGATGCACAGGATCCTCGCGGGGGCCGTACTCTTgcgatggcggcaagggcagTGGTATCGGGCTGTGCAGGGGTGCGGTTGACCCAGATTGTCGGCCGCTCGTAGCCTCGGCATCGGATTCCGGCTTTGGCGCATCTCAGGCAGAGGGGCGCCGTAAAGTCACACTGATGAAGAATGCCGGTCAGATCGCTATAAAGAGAGACGGGAAGGGAGAGCATGTGTCGCGCGGTCCGCACCTTGACGCGACGCCGCTTGCAGTCAAGGCAGGCTTTGGACTTTCCCGCAATACCGACCATGGTCGACGGGCTCTGCGCCGATGCGTGCGCGGTGGTGTTGGAGGACAATGCAGTTCCCAAGTTGATGAGCATCCTCTGGGGCGGCTCGTACGGGGGCAAGGGGGGGAACGTTCCGCGGCAGAGACAGGAAGGGGTGCGCGCCGGGTGGGCTAAGCCGGATGTAGAACCAAGACGCGAGCACAACGACAGGGCTGTTGCTCCACTCTTGACTGCTGACATTCTGTCTGCCGTGGACCGT from Purpureocillium takamizusanense chromosome 14, complete sequence includes these protein-coding regions:
- a CDS encoding uncharacterized protein (EggNog:ENOG503P6HW) — protein: MVGIAGKSKACLDCKRRRVKCDFTAPLCLRCAKAGIRCRGYERPTIWVNRTPAQPDTTALAAIARVRPPRGSCASSRWLHSLCQMRLQLSGAAYDITQVRAQALILLQDIYLPQPHVMEDSGDPTPFSWPKAVCGMTGPSDALDHALLALCAIQVRLSGETSISYDETVRLYNHALGKVIHDLGSNNDETLAAIVVLSTCELFVFSTDQSWRAHAQGISELLRHRGVPDVPSASWRSLCVRLCVICAIARRCSLSLAPQRWRELIGPAQSSASFPRLLDIVAEVPAIMEETHQLLSGGLPQGDFRAHDYSEMLLQNFHKLHDWRQCYQNKVESGSFSYPVLSRLVNPADDAYPDKLFPFSLKFRSITDAVTWVFCSTIMLQILEAVSRLDMLDAKRSHLSLSDAAVQGSIVLASIESYADDLARKLCQSLEYCFGIENGTFGPQGTCSTQWALQDYFRHRGLRRECEWCENIKDMKGPASRCGIDLMRLGYG
- a CDS encoding uncharacterized protein (COG:S~EggNog:ENOG503NVYU) is translated as MLGIDVENPLNRLPTESLVRMDEDYRNADHGSKIFSGFTVGEIEALGNFPDYAKLSGVAEPSPLVGFDIDSAAPRPYRPFRWPYHQTMSFQKMDPDYWIELESTYRERIAQRLALYTKHGSDVLQALPGSELACKELMEMMLQYMCTRYPECFRLDKSIFYNNILDTRTDLDKLHPLLVLLEHVPEDFAITLRNEETGRYHLRAGVVLSTLGWKLSQKMGLELGGVHAPVPSYKEKMAFSMDRFFTKMPAWSPIQRGSWGLEIGQPLFLPEDHPDWSHRESQNPDLHRDDVFLRADWQTLRRMPLSGGIVFNFKALFTPLEQFKDEPCIPSLILKILDQGEQGIMKYKATWHVEHVARPALEQYARSQIERGIMTKNWTEQTLDEYPFYPGYNKGH
- a CDS encoding uncharacterized protein (SECRETED:SignalP(1-21~SECRETED:cutsite=ADA-AT~SECRETED:prob=0.4093)) gives rise to the protein MHVNLFLCAAVYIFVRATADAATADKILDARVVQGSSEDEAGKKAAKLNNRDVIAGVC